One window of Tachysurus vachellii isolate PV-2020 chromosome 21, HZAU_Pvac_v1, whole genome shotgun sequence genomic DNA carries:
- the scxa gene encoding basic helix-loop-helix transcription factor scleraxis: protein MSFAMVRPAPSRYLYSDISMMSEDEENGSESSGSDDRSFQLDASGYELKVGGRKRKPGSGGGGGHIGGLLPGTAGSPPGEGRKRNVANARERDRTNSVNTAFTALRTLIPTEPADRKLSKIETLRLASSYISHLGNVLLVGEACGDGQPCHSGGPSTAYYHHHGSPTCDSENSQPKQICTFCLSNQRKMGKDRERKTALRN, encoded by the coding sequence ATGTCATTCGCAATGGTGCGTCCAGCCCCAAGCCGCTACCTATACTCGGACATCTCCATGATGTCTGAGGATGAGGAGAACGGCAGCGAGAGCTCGGGTTCGGATGACCGCTCCTTCCAACTGGACGCCTCTGGCTACGAGCTGAAGGTGGGTGGCAGGAAAAGGAAACCGGGCAGCGGAGGTGGAGGAGGGCACATTGGTGGGCTGCTACCAGGCACTGCAGGCAGTCCACCGGGTGAAGGGCGGAAACGGAACGTGGCTAACGCGCGGGAACGAGACCGTACCAACAGCGTGAATACGGCCTTTACAGCTCTCAGGACTCTTATCCCCACCGAGCCGGCAGACAGGAAGCTGTCCAAGATTGAGACTTTGCGCCTTGCTTCCAGCTACATCTCGCACCTCGGCAACGTCCTACTGGTAGGCGAGGCCTGTGGTGACGGGCAGCCCTGCCACAGCGGTGGACCTTCTACAGCCTACTATCATCATCATGGATCACCTACATGTGATTCTGAGAACTCGCAGCCCAAACAGATCTGCACTTTCTGCCTCAGCAACCAGAGGAAAATG